Proteins encoded within one genomic window of Sphingomonas sp. NBWT7:
- a CDS encoding WecB/TagA/CpsF family glycosyltransferase codes for MALHYRAGLVTPDGMPLVWLAQSRGHLEVGRTSGADLVTELCRESPERRLRHYFYGGKPGVADRMAAALQARFPGLQVAGTYTPPFRALTLEEDAEVTAKIVATRPHIVWVGLSTPTQEFWMRDHVDRIPGATLIGVGAAFDFHTGDVQRAPRWMQRIGLEWLHRLASEPRRLWRRYLVLAPKFVTKVAREKLGR; via the coding sequence ATGGCATTGCATTATCGCGCTGGACTTGTAACGCCTGATGGCATGCCGCTGGTATGGCTTGCGCAGAGTCGTGGACATCTTGAAGTTGGACGCACAAGCGGTGCGGATCTTGTGACTGAGCTTTGCCGCGAATCGCCGGAGCGGCGCCTACGACATTATTTTTATGGAGGTAAGCCGGGTGTGGCTGATAGGATGGCAGCCGCGCTGCAGGCGCGCTTCCCCGGCCTTCAGGTTGCCGGCACCTACACCCCGCCTTTCCGCGCCCTTACCCTGGAGGAGGATGCGGAGGTCACCGCTAAGATTGTCGCCACCCGCCCGCACATCGTATGGGTCGGACTCAGCACGCCAACACAGGAATTCTGGATGCGCGACCATGTCGATCGCATCCCCGGCGCGACGCTGATAGGCGTAGGTGCCGCCTTCGACTTCCACACCGGCGACGTACAGCGCGCACCGCGTTGGATGCAGCGGATTGGGCTAGAATGGCTCCATCGGCTCGCGAGCGAACCGCGGCGCCTCTGGAGGCGCTATCTGGTGCTGGCGCCGAAGTTCGTGACGAAGGTCGCACGCGAAAAGCTTGGACGGTGA